Proteins encoded by one window of Mycolicibacterium sp. ND9-15:
- a CDS encoding SDR family NAD(P)-dependent oxidoreductase produces MRVAIVTGASSGIGFGCATKLAEMGMAVLGTGRDESRLGGLEKAIGDPERVATVAVDLTADDAPQRIVRAALDRWGRIDFLVNNAGVGSPKPLHETDDESLDYFLGLMLRAPFRLARDVIVHMQSGSGIVNVTSTFAVVGGLRGGAYSAAKGGLTSLTQHIACQYGPQGIRCNAVAPGVTLTPMVATRLEDDRFRKINVEMTPYPRLGEVDDIASTVAFLCSEGAGFINGQTIVVDGGWSSTKYLSDFALNSEWVARPS; encoded by the coding sequence ATGCGCGTAGCGATCGTGACCGGGGCGAGCAGCGGTATCGGGTTCGGCTGCGCCACCAAACTCGCCGAGATGGGGATGGCCGTGCTCGGCACCGGACGCGACGAGAGCCGGCTCGGCGGACTGGAGAAGGCGATCGGCGACCCCGAGCGGGTGGCGACGGTCGCCGTCGACCTCACCGCCGACGACGCACCGCAGCGGATCGTGCGGGCCGCGTTGGACCGGTGGGGGCGCATCGACTTCCTGGTCAACAACGCCGGAGTCGGCAGCCCCAAGCCGTTGCACGAAACCGACGACGAATCTCTGGACTACTTCCTCGGTTTGATGCTGCGGGCGCCGTTCCGGTTGGCCCGTGACGTGATCGTGCACATGCAGTCCGGGTCGGGGATCGTGAACGTGACGTCGACGTTCGCGGTGGTCGGCGGCCTGCGCGGCGGTGCGTATTCGGCGGCCAAGGGCGGGTTGACCTCGCTGACCCAGCACATCGCCTGCCAGTACGGTCCGCAGGGAATCCGCTGCAACGCAGTGGCTCCCGGCGTCACCCTCACCCCGATGGTGGCAACGCGGCTGGAGGACGACCGGTTCCGCAAGATCAACGTCGAGATGACGCCGTACCCGCGGTTGGGTGAGGTCGACGACATCGCCAGCACGGTGGCGTTCCTCTGCTCGGAGGGGGCCGGTTTCATCAACGGGCAGACGATCGTCGTCGACGGCGGCTGGAGTTCGACGAAGTACCTGTCGGACTTCGCACTGAACTCCGAGTGGGTGGCACGGCCGTCATGA
- a CDS encoding AMP-binding protein, whose amino-acid sequence MRVDEKRSADAYRRGLWVHDTLADSLRDAATATPERTVLVDGEVRLSCRELYDQAVALAQALMLRMPAGSVVSFMLPNWHEAAVVYHGATLAGMVVNPILPSLRDRELSFILSDADVRAIFVPAAFGKHDYVAMLDRVTAAMPTPPEVVVVRGDAGGHTSYESLVRAEGTAALPVSNADTVRMILYTSGTTGRPKGVLHTHNSIHALIRQIGEHWRVAAGDTFLVPSPIAHIGGSIYAFECPLLLGSTAVLMERWDPDAAVALMLVERVTHMAGATPFLDGLLAAAERAGTRLPDLKVFICGGASVPPSLIRRATGYFEAAAVSRVYGSTEVPVTTVGSLDDADHAADTDGKAGVADIRLVDGQICARGPQMLVGYLHLEDETAAFDDEGYFRTGDLGSWVDDDYLVVTGRAKDIIIRNGENISPKEVEDILIGHPGVAEIAIVGLPDDRTGERACAVVVASDQAPPDVTAMRALLDAHGVARFKAPEQVVVWKALPKNDAGKVLKHRIRAELTCA is encoded by the coding sequence GTGCGGGTCGACGAGAAACGGAGCGCCGACGCCTACCGGCGCGGGCTGTGGGTGCACGACACGCTGGCCGACTCGTTGCGGGACGCGGCGACGGCGACCCCCGAGCGAACGGTGTTGGTGGACGGTGAGGTTCGGCTAAGCTGCCGGGAGTTGTACGACCAGGCGGTGGCGCTGGCGCAGGCGTTGATGTTGCGGATGCCTGCGGGCAGTGTCGTGTCGTTCATGCTGCCGAACTGGCATGAGGCCGCCGTCGTCTATCACGGGGCGACGCTGGCCGGGATGGTGGTCAACCCGATCCTGCCCTCGCTGCGCGACCGTGAGCTCTCCTTCATTCTGAGCGACGCCGACGTCCGGGCGATCTTCGTGCCGGCGGCCTTCGGCAAGCACGATTATGTCGCGATGCTTGACCGGGTCACCGCCGCGATGCCCACTCCGCCTGAGGTGGTCGTCGTGCGGGGCGACGCCGGGGGTCACACCTCCTACGAGTCGCTGGTCCGCGCCGAGGGAACCGCCGCGTTGCCGGTGTCCAACGCCGACACCGTGCGCATGATCCTGTACACATCGGGTACCACCGGGCGGCCGAAAGGCGTACTGCACACCCATAACTCGATCCATGCGTTGATTCGGCAGATCGGCGAGCACTGGCGCGTCGCGGCCGGAGACACCTTCCTGGTTCCCTCCCCGATCGCGCACATCGGCGGGTCGATCTACGCATTCGAGTGCCCACTGCTGCTGGGCAGCACCGCCGTGCTGATGGAGCGCTGGGATCCGGACGCGGCCGTCGCGTTGATGCTCGTCGAGCGGGTCACCCATATGGCCGGGGCCACGCCGTTCCTCGACGGCTTGCTCGCCGCAGCGGAGCGCGCCGGAACCCGGTTGCCCGACCTGAAGGTGTTCATTTGCGGAGGGGCGTCGGTGCCGCCCTCGCTGATCCGAAGGGCCACCGGCTATTTCGAGGCGGCCGCGGTGTCGCGCGTGTACGGCTCGACCGAGGTTCCGGTGACGACGGTCGGCTCGCTGGACGACGCCGACCACGCCGCGGACACCGACGGCAAAGCGGGTGTCGCCGACATCAGACTGGTCGACGGCCAGATCTGCGCCCGTGGCCCGCAGATGCTGGTCGGCTACCTGCACCTCGAGGACGAGACCGCCGCCTTCGACGACGAAGGCTATTTCCGCACCGGGGATCTCGGGAGCTGGGTCGACGACGACTATCTCGTCGTCACCGGCCGGGCCAAGGACATCATCATCCGCAACGGCGAGAACATCTCGCCCAAGGAGGTCGAGGACATCCTCATCGGTCATCCAGGGGTCGCGGAGATCGCGATCGTCGGACTTCCCGACGATCGAACCGGTGAGCGGGCGTGCGCCGTCGTCGTGGCATCGGACCAGGCACCGCCCGATGTGACGGCGATGCGTGCGCTGTTGGATGCGCACGGCGTCGCGCGGTTCAAGGCGCCCGAGCAGGTGGTGGTCTGGAAGGCGTTGCCGAAGAACGACGCCGGAAAAGTGTTGAAGCATCGGATCCGAGCGGAGCTGACATGCGCGTAG